One Penicillium oxalicum strain HP7-1 chromosome III, whole genome shotgun sequence genomic region harbors:
- a CDS encoding Isocitrate dehydrogenase [NAD] subunit 2 has product MLAARNFSAARQCLRSARMGPSFVTSVSQLRSYATSPDEAVAKFKGQKGSDGKYTVTLIEGDGIGPEISQSVKDIFQAAKAPIKWESVDVTPILKDGKTAIPDDAIRSVQKNYVALKGPLATPVGKGHVSLNLTLRRTFNLFANVRPCRSIAGYKTPYDGVDTVLIRENTEGEYSGIEHVVVDGVVQSIKLITKEASERVLRFAFQYAQSINKKKVRVVHKATIMKMSDGLFLNTARDIAKDFPDVEFDAELLDNSCLKIVTDPTPYNDKVLVMPNLYGDILSDMCAGLIGGLGLTPSGNIGDECSIFEAVHGSAPDIAGKGLANPTALLLSSIMMLQHMGLHDHANNIQKAIFDTLAEGKTLTGDLGGKAKTHEYAEAIMKRL; this is encoded by the exons ATGCTCGCCGCCAGAAACTTCTCTGCTGCTCGCCAATGCCTGCGCTCGGCCCGCATGGGCCCCAGCTTCGTCACCTCTGTGTCGCAG CTGCGCAGCTATGCTACTTCTCCTGACGAGGCTGTCGCCAAGTTCAAGGGCCAGAAGGGCTCTGAT GGCAAGTACACCGTTACTTTGATTGAGGGAGACGGTATTGGTCCCGAGATCTCTCAGTCGGTCAAGGACATCTTCCAGGCCGCCAAG GCTCCCATCAAGTGGGAATCTGTCGATGTCACCCCCATTCTCAAGGACGGCAAGACCGCCATTCCCGACGATGCGATCCGCAGCGTCCAGAAGAACTACGTTGCGCTCAAGGGTCCTCTGGCT ACCCCTGTTGGCAAGGGACACGTTTCCCTGAACCTGACTCTGCGCCGTACCTTCAACCTCTTCGCCAACGTCCGTCCTTGCCGCTCCATCGCCGGTTACAAGACCCCCTATGACGGTGTTGACACTGTCCTGATCCGTGAGAACACCGAGGGTGAATACTCCGGCATTGAGCACGTTGTCGTCGACGGTGTGGTCCAGAGCATCAAGCTCATCACCAAGGAGGCCTCCGAGCGCGTTCTCCGCTTCGCCTTCCAGTACGCCCAGTcgatcaacaagaagaaggtccGTGTTGTGCACAAGGCCACCATCATGAAGATGTCCGACGGTCTCTTCCTCAACACTGCCCGCGACATTGCCAAGGACTTCCCCGATGTCGAGTTCGACGCCGAGCTGCTGGACAACTCGTGCCTGAAGATCGTCACCGATCCCACTCCCTACAACGACAAGGTCCTGGTCATGCCAAACCTGTACGGTGACATTCTGTCCGACATGTGCGCCGGTCTGatcggtggtcttggtctgACCCCCTCCGGTAACATTGGTGACGAGTGCTCCATCTTCGAGGCCGTCCACGGTTCCGCCCCCGACATTGCTGGCAAGGGCCTCGCCAACCCCACCGCCCTGCTGCTCTCGTCCATCATGATGTTGCAGCACATGGGTCTCCACGACCACGCCAACAACATCCAGAAGGCCATCTTCGACACCTTGGCCGAGGGCAAG ACTCTCACTGGTGACCTTGGCGGTAAGGCCAAGACCCACGAGTACGCCGAGGCCATCATGAAGCGCCTGTAA